The genomic segment acaccaAAAAATAAAAAGAGAACAAAAGCaaagtggacataatttcacatgaaatccccaaaatgggctggacaaaagtgttggcacctttcccAAATTGTGAGTCAACAGCTttgcttcaagcatgtgatgctccttCACACTCAGCTGTGGCAAGTaacatgtgggcaatatgaaaatcacacctaaaactagataaaaaggggagaagttgactcaaactttgcattgtgtgtctgtgtgtaccacactaagcatggagaactaaaagagaagagaattgtctgaggacttgaaaacaaattgttgaaaaatatcaacaatttcaagagAGAtcaagatcttgatgttcctttgtccatggtgcgcaacatgatcaagaagtttacaacccatggcactgtagctaatctccctggacgtggatatCAGAGAACAATTTatgaaaggttgtaacgcaggatagtctggatggtagaTAAGCCCCAATGAAGTTACAAAAAAATtaaagcatcagtgtcagcacgaaTTATtcatccacatctgaatgaaacgctatggaggacacccaggaggaccccactgctgacacagacataaaaaaaccCATAAACAGGTGTAGTCAGCGagaactatccgtccacatctggATGAAATGAGACGCTATGGaggagatccaggaggaccccactgctgacacagagacataaaaacccATAAACAGGTGTAGTCAGTGAGAACAATCCGTTCACATCTGAATGACATGagacgctatggaggagaccccagAGGACTCCACTGCTTACatagagacataaaaagctagactgcagtttcccAAAAATGTgtgaccaaaatccttctggggaaGCATCTTGtgtacagatgagaccaagatctttttggtaaagcatgtcactctactgtttaccgaaagccGAATGATGCctccaaagaaaagaacacagcacctacagtcacatatggtggaggacagacatgttttgctgcctctggcattgggggtcttgactgtgtgcaatgcatcatgaagtctgaagattaccaaaggatttttagTGGCAATGTAGTACCCAGAAAGCTTGGTATAGTCTTaagtcaggggtcttccagcagaacaatgaccccaaacacttcaagaagcccccagaaatataTGGAAATAAAGCGCTGGAGAgtcctgaagtggcagcaatgagtccggatctaaatcccattgacacctatggagagatcttaaaatttcttttgggagaagagaagacgccttcacatatgagagacctggagatgttgataaagaagagtccgagattccaggtgagaggaggaagaagcttgtggacgggtataggaggcgactgatttcagttatttactccaaagggtaaagggtgcaaccaaatattaagatgaGGGGAATCAACAATTTTATCCGGCTCATTTTTGGTGTTTTATGTAAAATtacgtccaatttgcctttttatttGCGCTGTTCTAATACACAAAGGAAATACGCAAGAGTACAACAAAACATGTGATAGCAATCATTTTcccggagaaatacttcattttccggAATGATTTCATTCCAATCGTGCCAAAACtatccgatatatatatatatatatatatatattatatataaaataaaatttaaTATAGTGCCAGGTCCCAAATCTGTGGCATTCTCCTGCAGCAGAGGACGACTGTATACAAATGTCCGATCCCCCatcggtcagcagacaggaggttgTTGATCGGCTTCAGAACATGTTACAAAAATAAGCAAATAATGGTGTAAAAACTTTTAATACAAggtgcatgcaaaaaaaaaaaaaaaaaaaaaacaaacaaacaaggtcATGAGATCAAGAAATATTTTATCtcctccatgttttttttttttgtttagaaatATACGGATATTGTCCAACTCTACCGTGGGTTGTATGAGATtaggaaacaaaaacattgtttattttttctggaaacagcgccactcttgctcATGGCGGTGTCTAGTATTGCATCTGTTTGCTGAAAGGAATGAAGTTGTAACACCAGGGATCAGAGTGGCGCTTCGGGACCATTAGTGCACACAGGAAACATCCGTTGTGGCTTCTCTGCACcaaattgtaagatatattgtgtggattttgatgcagattttcccCTTTGCAGTTAAAGGTGAAAATGCGCATCATATATTGACCGGCTGTGAACTGAAAACGTATAGGTCAGTCTCCGCACAGTTTACTTTTGGGACGTGTGCATAAGATTTCTTAAATCCTCACCTACAATGCTGTGCGGTGACACGCGCCCCGACGCACGTTTTCCCCCAGAAAAGGACTGTGTCTAGGTCACGTTTATTCCACAGAACAATAACTCCTATGCTACAAAATATCTCTGAGGAAGGCGACGCCTGTAAAGTTGCATGCCGACTCAATCTCCTCCAATCCAAAGAGTCAAATCACCAACGCTCGCTCTCCAACTTTGcatctttttataaaaaaaaaagtcatatattgCACATAAGAACTCGGCGAAGAACAAGCCTTTCCTTACTCCTCCGGTACAGCAGTCTACGGTAGAGTGTCGTCTAGTCGTCGTCAGAACTTTCCGAGCTCTCGTCTTTGGCCACCTTCCAGTTGGTCCTCCGGCCTTTCCTGGCTTCCGTCTCGGAGGCTTTTTTAGACTTTGCTCTCCGGTGATGTTTCCTGCTGGATTTTTCAGTCCTTCGCTCCTTATGTTCCTGGGTGTCGTGGTCGTCGGAGCCGCTCGTCTCGTTGCTGGAGGTGTCGCTGTCCTGTCCAGACGAGGACGGCTGCTTTTTTGAGGTCTTTTTCCGAGTTTTCTTTTTGCGCTTGGACTTCTTGGCTTTCTTTTCCGCCTGGTCCGAGCTGTCGCTGTCACTCGAGGACTCGGTGCTTTCCTTCTgttcttttttccttttcttcagCTTTTTGTGCGATCGCTTCTTCTGCTTTTTCTTGTGAGTTTTTTTGGACCGTTTGCGTTTATGAGATTCTTGCTCCTTCTGCTCCTTGCGTCTGGATTTCTCGTCTCCATTGGTCGCTCTTTTGCTTTCCCTTTCCTCTTCATCACTGCCAAATAAACACAAGTCATTACCGTCCAATAATTTATGGGCACCTACATTTTTTGATCTCAGACATGGCACTGTGAGGCTCTCCAGGATGCGCTGTGGTGCAAATACTGGGGCGCCCGCACCGCTTTCACATGAGGTGACCATGTATTATCATTTACACTATACCGCCAGGTCAGGACTCCCTGTGAAAAGCCAGGATGGAATGTCATTTACATATTTAAGAGAAATCAACGGCCGGCCCTGGCAATAATACCAGATCATTGGGGGGAGGCTCATGGGATGGTGTAGTGCCGGCGTACCTGCAGGGACGCCAACATACTCACCACCCTGGCCAGGTTGTCTCCTCCCCTGCTGCCCTGTGCCTATCCAtgtgtgctcctgcttcctcctggGACCTGTGTATGCAGCTCAGGTCTTCTGGGAATGTGCTTAGGGTGCGCCGgacttcctcttaaagggccaaagcgctatttccaggaaatgcctctcagcctatagctgagaggcactatgtatttaaggcaccctcccattaggggagatgcCTGCACAACATCCTCAGTTAGCTTGGCTACcagtcattctaacatgctgtatataagagcccaggccgttgtgtagaacaaaaacactttataatactcacctaacgatcGTGCTGCGGTGGTGTTAGGTCAGATGGACGTCTTCGTTGTCTGGTGCtggctctttcggccatctttgtcttccttcttctgtagccgtggtgtatgatgcgtctacgtcattcaGACTTGATGgtactgaggtcctgcacaggtgcactttgatcaaagtattgttgtgtgcctgcgcgggaccgaagagtgtatatgacgtaggatgcatcatgcacccaggcttcagaaaaaggacaaagatggccgaaagaggcggtgccagCACCGGAcacgcccatctgacccaactccaccgcagcgactgttaggtgagtattataaagaagggaattttgttacttaccgtaaattccttttcttctagctcctattgggagacccagacgattgggtgtatagcactgcctccggaggccacacaaagcattacactaaaaagtgtaaggcccctccccttctggctatacaccccccgtgggatcacgggctcatcagttttagtgctaaagcaagaaggaggaaagccaataactggtttaaacaaattcactccgaagtaacatcggagaactgaaaaccgttcaacatgaacaacatgtgtacccgaacaaaaccaacaatcccgaaggacaacagggcgggtgctgggtctcccaataggagctagaagaaaaggaatttacggtaagtaacaaaattcccttcttcttcggcgctccattgggagacccagacgattgggacgtccaaaagcagtccctgggtgggtaaagaaatacctcatgttagagctgcaaagacagccttcccctacggggaggtaactgccgcctgcaggactcttctacctaggctggcgtccgccgaagcataggtatgcacctgataatgtttggtgaaagtgtgcagactcgaccaggtagctgcctggcacacctgttgagccgtagcctggtgtcgtaatgtccaggacgcacccacggctctggtagcatgggccttcagccctgatggaaccggaagcccagcagaacggtaggcttcaagaattggttctttgatccatcgagccagggtggctttggaagcctgcgaccctttgcgcttaccagcgacaaggacaaagagtgcatccgagcggcgcaggggcgccgtgcgggaaatgtagattctgagtgctctcaccagatctaacaaatgtaaatccttttcataccgaagaactggatgaggacaaaaggaaggcaaggagatatcctgattaagatgaaaagaggataccaccttagggagaaactcctgaatggggcgcagcactaccttgtcctggtggaacaccaggaagggagccttggatgacagcgctgctagctcagacactctccgaagagacgtgaccgccactagaaaggccactttctgtgagagacgagaaagtgaaacatccctcagaggctcgaagggcggcttctggagagcaactagtaccctgtttagatcccatggatctaacggccgcctgtacggagggacgatatgacaaaccccctgcaggaacgtgcgcacctgagaaagtcgtgctagacgcttctgaaaaaacacggatagtgccgagacttgccctttaagggagccgagcgacaagcccttttttaacccagattgcaggaaggaaagaaaagtaggtaacgcgaatggccagggggatactccttgtgcagagcaccaggataagaaaatcctccacgttctgtggtagatcttagcagaagtggacttcctagcctgtctcatggtggcaacgactccttgggataatcctgaagacgctaggatccaggactcaatggccacacagtcaggttcagggccgcagaattccgatggaaaaacggcccttgggacagtaagtctggtcggtctggtagtgtccacggttggccgaccgtgagatgccacagatccgggtaccacgacctcctcggccagtctggggcgacgagtatgacgcggctgcaatcggatctgatcttgcgtagcactctgggcaagagtgccagaggtgggaacacataagggagccggaactgcgaccaatcttgcactaaggcgtctgccgccagggctctttgatcgcgagaccgcgccatgaacgtcgggaccttgttgttgtgccgggacgccattaggtcgacgtccggcaccccccagcggcgacagatttcctgaaacacgtccgggtgaagggaccattcccctgcgtccataccctggcgactgaggaagtctgcttcccagttttctacgcccgggatgtgaaccgctgatatggtggatgctctgtcctccacccacaacagaatccgccggacttcctggaaggcttgccgactgcgtgtccctccttggtggttgatgtatgccaccgctgtggagttgtccgactgaattcggatctgctttccttccagccactgctggaaggctagtagggcaagatacactgccctgatttccagaacattgatctgaagggtggactcctgctgagtccacgtcccttgagccctgtggtggagaaaaactgctccccaccctgacagactcgcgtctgtcgtgaccactgcccaggatgggggtaggaatgatcttccctgtgataatgaggtgggaagaagccaccattgcagagagtccttggccgtctgggaaagggagactttcctgtccagggaagttgacttcccgtcccattggcggagaatgtcccattgaagtgggcgcagatgaaactgtgcaaacgggactgcctccattgctgccaccatcttccctaagaagtgcatgaggcgccttaaggagtgcgactgaccatgaaggagagactgtacccctgtctgtagtgaccgctgcttgtccagcggaagcttcactatcgctgagagagtatgaaactccatgccaagatacgttagtgattgagtcggtgacagatttgactttgagaagttgatgatccacccgaaagtctggagagtctccagcgcaacattcaggctgtgttggcatgcctcttgagagggtgctttgacaagtagatcgtccaagtaagggatcaccgagtgtccctgggagtgcaagactgctaccactgccgccatgaccttggtgaaaacccgtggggctgtcgccagaccaaatggcagagctacgaactggagatgttcgtctcttatcacaaaacgtagaaaacgttggtgctctgtagcaatcggcacgtggagataagcatctttgatgtctattgatgcaaggaaatctccttgagacattgaggcaatgacggagcggaaggattccatccggaaccgcctggcgttcacatgcttgttgagcagctttaggtccagaacaggacggaacgagccgtccttttttggaaccacgaagagattggagtaaaaaccttgcccttgttcctgaagaggaacagggatcaccactccttctgctcttagtgagcccaccgcctgcagaagagcatctgctcggtcgggatgtggggaagttctgaagaaccgaggcggaggacgagaactgaactctatcctgtacccgtgagacaaaatgtctgttacccaccggtccttgacctgtggcagccaaatgtcgcaaaagcgggagagcctgccaccgaccgaggatgcggagggaggaggccgaaagtcatgaggcagccgccttggaagcggttcctccggttgctttcttggggcgtgagtgagcccgccaggaatctgagcccctttgctccttctgagtccctttggacgaggagaattgggccttgccggagcctcgaaaggaccgaaacctcgactgccacctcctttgttgaggtttgcttgatctgggctggggtaaggaggagtccttacccttggactgtttaataatttcagccaattgttcaccaaacagtctatctacagatagtggcaagctggttaaacattttttggaagcagaatccgctttccattcttttaaccacaaggctctgcgcaaaaccacagagttggcagacgccattgaggtacggctcgtagagtccaggacagcgttgatagcataggtcgcaaacgcagacatttgcgaagttaaggactccacttgcggcactgctggacgtatgatagagtccacctgtgccagaccagctgaaatagcttggagtgcccacacggccgcgaatgctggagcaaacgacgcgccgatagcttcatagacagatttcaaccaaaggtccatctgtctgtcattggcatctttaagtgaagccccatcctccactgcaactatggatctagccgcaagcctggagattgggggatccacctttggacactgggtccagcgtttgaccacgtcagggggaaagggataacgtgtatccttaagacgtttggagaaacgcttgtctggataagcatggtgtttctggactgattctctgaagtcagcgtggtccagaaaagtactcagtttacgcttgggatacctgaaatggaacttctcctgctgtgcagctgcctcttctgctgaaggggctgggggagaaatatccaacagtctattgatggccgctataaggtcatttaccatggcgtcaccatcaggagtatccagattgagagcggtctcaggattagactcctgatcaccctcctctgtctcatcatgcagagactcttctcgctgagaccctgatccgcgtgatgacgtggagggtctctcccagcgagctcgcttaggctgcctgggactgtcatctgagtcagagccttcagcctgagatgcctgggacccccttgaagcacggattaactccaactgagggggaccggggaacattgacgcagcagtgtccatggtttgagtaactggcctggcctgcaaggtctctaggatttttgtcatagtgacagacatcttgtcagcaaaaactgcaaactctgtccccgtcaccgggacagggttcaccggtgactctgcctgggccactaccaccatagactccggctgacgaagtggcacagggaccgaacattgcccacaatgggggtcattggaacctgccggtagatcagccctacaagcggcacaagtagcgtatacagcctgtgtcttggcacccttgcgttttgcggatgacatgttgtcgtctcctcagagcaatatagggtatacagccaagaagcgaccttacagtgcaatatatatatatatatatggtatagagaaaaaaaaaaaaaaaaaatacaccaatataacactgtggcactagtggggccagcactaatgtgctgcttaccgcccgcttaacgcgggtgtgtggtcgccagaaatcccttgtctgggtctcccagagcctgtgtccgttctccagccagactgcatgtaggaatggctgccggcgtcctgtggagaggggcgggccctgggcgtgtgcagacaaagtgcgggaaacctgcgccccactgtgctcagtgagagggctggagtatgtaaataagactccagccctcggcgctgactatcgtacagcgtctctcccttgccctgattgacagggtgggggcgggaacgaagcggagctaggccgcaaaagccggggactagatttataagcgccgccgtcgtaaaagcacggtcggcgctaagtccccggcgcaccacaagtctcagccgcgccgccgctccaggggcggccggcgcggcagtccccaacacaaaaagtccctcagagaaactgcagtgactgtaaccccagcgcacagcgctactgtccccggcgcactagcacacccagcaagtctggagtgtgcgcggcctgtccatacggggacacagagtacctgaatgttgcagggccttgtccctgaacggtacccagctccgtatccagcaggttctacgggtctgtggatggagcccggcctcagggcttgggggccggtaagatcccacttcctcagagcccctcagggggatggggaaggaaagcagcatgtgggctccagcctccgtacccacaatgggtacctcaaccttaacaaacaccgccaataggaatggggtgagaagggagcatgctgggggccctagtatgggccctcttttcttccatccgatatcgtcagcagctactgctgactaaacagtggagctatgcgtggatgtctgacctccttcgcacaaagcttgaaaactgatgagcccgtgatcccacggggggtgtatagccagaaggggaggggccttacactttttagtgtaatgctttgtgtggcctccggaggcagtgctatacacccaatcgtctgggtctcccaatggagcgccgaagaaatgatttttatgttctatacagcggcctgggctcttatatacagtatgttagaatgctgtatgtaagagcccggtggtggtggccgcagctgataggctgaaaaagtggtgacaggttccctttaatatcagaTGTCTCTACACATACCTGTCTGTGTCAAACTCATCCGGGTACAGCTCCTTATAGCCGCTATGTCCCCACCTggaaaataaaaaaagacaaagGTTTTATTATAAAAATGGGATGTGGAAAATCCAAAATGACGGCCTGACGGCCAATGTTATTGTATTGAGACAGAAGCCAGCGTGAGACATCCAGCGTGAGACATCACCGGCTGCTCAGCTCCTCCTGTTCATATACGCAGAGCGTGTGATGTCGTTTATACATTTCCAATGCCCTCACCGGTCACCAATGCTGGAC from the Anomaloglossus baeobatrachus isolate aAnoBae1 chromosome 11, aAnoBae1.hap1, whole genome shotgun sequence genome contains:
- the NKAPD1 gene encoding uncharacterized protein NKAPD1, which codes for MSRVPLGKVLLRNVIRHTDAHNKIQEESEMWKIREMEKQTEDNRPKRRRVSPDVNRWDHNGYKELYPEEFDDNRSRMRSDGFDAEGGKDVVRKATAAEVTPRPDAPSIRALNKKYYECESSIGDRWGHSGYKELYPDEFDTDSDEEERESKRATNGDEKSRRKEQKEQESHKRKRSKKTHKKKQKKRSHKKLKKRKKEQKESTESSSDSDSSDQAEKKAKKSKRKKKTRKKTSKKQPSSSGQDSDTSSNETSGSDDHDTQEHKERRTEKSSRKHHRRAKSKKASETEARKGRRTNWKVAKDESSESSDDD